One segment of Gordonia terrae DNA contains the following:
- a CDS encoding TIGR03619 family F420-dependent LLM class oxidoreductase, producing the protein MRIGLSAYGLAAPDIIALSRDAEAAGFDSVWIGEHVLAPQRYKSSHPQAAAAVRHHTTGHAHASVRLVDPLSALAAAGAVTHRITLATGVYVAPLRHPLQIARSACTVAEVTGNRLILGLGAGWLVEEFAALNAPFEARFRCLRDGTGIIREALGGGWISRTTGEYRFEPVQITDSSTSVPLILGGNSDRALRRAASLGDGWLSSGTPTLAEAVGLRDRLDSETARHDRSTPFRTWFRMPGADTDELRRWIDAGFDDIVIWADVVWPSTDPHRSEILAEHARRLGIGMTGGSVSR; encoded by the coding sequence GTGCGTATCGGACTCTCCGCATACGGCCTCGCTGCGCCAGACATCATCGCTCTGTCCCGTGATGCCGAAGCCGCTGGATTCGACTCCGTGTGGATCGGTGAGCACGTTCTCGCCCCGCAGAGGTACAAGTCATCTCATCCGCAGGCAGCCGCAGCCGTCCGCCATCACACCACCGGGCATGCGCACGCCTCCGTGCGCCTCGTGGATCCCCTGTCGGCGCTGGCGGCGGCGGGTGCGGTGACGCACCGCATCACGTTGGCCACCGGGGTCTACGTGGCGCCGCTGCGGCATCCTCTGCAGATCGCGCGCTCGGCGTGCACCGTCGCGGAGGTCACCGGAAACCGATTGATCCTGGGTCTCGGCGCGGGCTGGCTCGTCGAGGAGTTCGCCGCTCTGAACGCACCATTCGAGGCCAGGTTCCGATGTCTACGAGACGGGACCGGGATCATCCGTGAAGCCCTTGGCGGCGGCTGGATCTCGCGAACGACCGGCGAGTACCGGTTCGAGCCCGTCCAGATCACCGATTCCTCCACCTCGGTGCCCCTGATACTCGGAGGCAACTCCGACCGCGCGCTCCGACGCGCCGCATCGCTCGGCGACGGCTGGTTGAGCAGCGGCACCCCGACACTCGCGGAAGCGGTCGGGTTGCGCGACCGGCTCGACTCCGAGACCGCACGGCACGACCGCTCCACCCCGTTTCGGACCTGGTTCCGAATGCCCGGCGCCGACACCGACGAGCTCCGTCGATGGATCGACGCCGGATTCGACGACATCGTGATCTGGGCCGACGTCGTCTGGCCCAGCACCGACCCGCACCGGTCCGAGATCCTCGCCGAGCACGCTCGGCGACTCGGGATCGGGATGACGGGCGGGTCAGTGTCCCGCTGA
- a CDS encoding SDR family NAD(P)-dependent oxidoreductase produces the protein MKLKGLSVAITGGASGLGLATAQRVVDAGGLVTLIDLPTSDGQAVADGLGAAASFAAADITDAEQFAAALDVADNRGGLRGLVHCAGAGRRMRILDKEGKAGSVEDFESVIRLNLVGSFHALSLGAERIARLDPIDGERGAIIMTASVAAFEGQIGQINYSASKAGIVGMTLVAARDLASKLIRVNTVAPGIMDTPLLARLPENVRTSLASSIPNPARLGRPEEFGQLAASILENAYLNGETIRLDGAIRMAPR, from the coding sequence ATGAAACTCAAGGGACTGTCGGTGGCGATCACCGGTGGTGCATCCGGTCTCGGTCTCGCAACGGCCCAACGTGTCGTCGACGCCGGTGGGCTGGTCACCCTGATCGATCTGCCGACCTCGGACGGGCAGGCCGTGGCCGACGGCCTGGGCGCCGCTGCCTCGTTCGCCGCCGCCGACATCACCGATGCCGAACAGTTCGCCGCGGCACTCGATGTCGCCGACAACCGCGGAGGTCTGCGCGGGCTCGTGCACTGTGCCGGAGCCGGCCGCCGTATGCGCATCCTGGACAAGGAAGGCAAGGCCGGTTCAGTCGAGGACTTCGAGTCCGTCATCAGGCTCAACCTCGTGGGGTCGTTCCATGCGCTCTCGCTCGGCGCCGAGCGCATCGCTCGGCTCGATCCGATCGACGGTGAGCGTGGGGCGATCATCATGACCGCGTCGGTCGCGGCGTTCGAGGGTCAGATCGGCCAGATCAACTATTCGGCGTCCAAGGCCGGGATCGTCGGGATGACGTTGGTCGCAGCCCGCGATCTGGCGAGCAAACTGATTCGGGTGAACACCGTCGCGCCGGGCATCATGGACACCCCGTTGCTGGCCCGGTTGCCCGAGAATGTGCGGACGTCGTTGGCCTCGAGCATTCCGAATCCGGCGCGGCTGGGCCGGCCGGAGGAGTTCGGTCAGCTCGCGGCCTCGATCCTGGAGAACGCGTATCTCAACGGCGAGACCATCCGCCTCGACGGGGCGATCCGGATGGCTCCGCGATGA